A part of Gemmatimonas groenlandica genomic DNA contains:
- a CDS encoding cytochrome d ubiquinol oxidase subunit II has translation MSAAVATELTWTLPHAVAGTMVLSLNAYVLLGGADFGGGVWDLFARGKDRDAQRVLIADAIGPIWEANHVWLILVVVLLFSCFPKAFAHLATELHIPITVMLVGIVLRGSAFTFRTYDSKRDHVQRRWGRIFSVASLLTPVILGVCLGAVASGAVPIRSIDSLRSVTFGERFIDPWARSPFPWAVGLLTLALFAFLAASYLTVEATDDRMRDLFKRRAQQSQVALLVLAATTLVIARAENPLLFQGLTNGRTALTMHAVTAVAAATSMWALATRRFQVARLAAAAQASFILWGWAWTQYPWMLPPNRTITELAAPRVTLQLTLGALAVGTMILLPSFVYLFRIFKTREGVE, from the coding sequence ATGTCGGCGGCCGTCGCCACCGAACTCACCTGGACGCTCCCGCACGCGGTAGCCGGAACCATGGTGCTCTCGCTCAATGCGTACGTGCTGCTGGGGGGCGCAGACTTCGGCGGCGGCGTGTGGGATCTCTTCGCGCGCGGCAAGGATCGCGACGCGCAGCGCGTGCTGATCGCCGACGCGATCGGTCCGATCTGGGAAGCCAACCACGTGTGGCTGATTCTCGTGGTCGTGTTGCTCTTTTCCTGTTTTCCCAAGGCGTTCGCGCACCTCGCCACCGAACTGCATATCCCGATTACGGTGATGCTGGTTGGCATCGTGCTGCGCGGGTCCGCGTTCACTTTTCGCACGTACGACAGTAAGCGTGATCATGTGCAGCGCCGATGGGGACGCATCTTCTCAGTCGCAAGCCTGCTCACACCGGTCATTCTCGGCGTCTGTCTGGGCGCTGTCGCCAGCGGCGCGGTGCCGATCCGGTCGATCGATTCGCTGCGCTCTGTCACGTTCGGCGAACGGTTCATCGATCCATGGGCCCGCTCCCCGTTCCCCTGGGCCGTGGGGCTGCTTACGCTGGCGTTGTTCGCGTTTCTTGCCGCGTCGTACCTCACGGTGGAGGCGACCGACGACCGTATGCGCGATCTCTTCAAACGTCGGGCGCAGCAGTCGCAGGTCGCATTACTGGTGCTTGCGGCCACCACGCTGGTGATTGCCCGCGCCGAGAATCCGCTGCTCTTTCAGGGACTCACGAACGGGCGGACGGCGCTCACGATGCACGCGGTGACCGCTGTTGCGGCGGCCACGTCGATGTGGGCGCTCGCCACGCGACGCTTTCAAGTGGCGCGCTTGGCCGCTGCGGCGCAGGCCAGTTTCATCCTCTGGGGGTGGGCGTGGACGCAGTATCCGTGGATGCTGCCCCCGAATCGCACCATCACTGAACTGGCGGCCCCTCGCGTGACATTGCAGTTGACGCTTGGTGCATTGGCGGTGGGCACCATGATTCTCTTGCCGAGTTTTGTGTACTTGTTTCGCATCTTCAAGACCCGCGAAGGCGTCGAGTAG
- a CDS encoding cytochrome ubiquinol oxidase subunit I, whose product MSDLLFARSQMAMSLAFHIIFAVVGVGMPALMVIAEGRYLMSRDPLQLELAKRWAKGTAILFAVGAVSGTVLSFELGLLWPTFMEHAGAVIGMPFSLEGFAFFTEAIFLGIYLYAWKRIPPRAHFAAGVVVAVSGALSGAFVVCANAWMNAPAGFRMVNGQVTDVDPVAAMFNAAAPSQIVHMTLASFAATGFAVAGIHAFALRRGTPHRAFHRAALQIALWVGLPAALVQPLSGDWSARSVAERQPVKLAAMEGHLKTGPAAFVIGGWPNAATLEHTGAIEIPGALSFLLHGDPNAVVKGVDAVPPDERPPLGIVHLAFQIMIACGSVMAALSVWGAWRWWRRKRGSGSALPDDRRFLTAVVLAGPLGFIALEAGWTVTEVGRQPWIVQGIMRTADAVTPMPGLVVSFALFTALYIGLAVTVVFLLWRQIIKTGVSQTPMGFTSELPIPTPGSTASYPTP is encoded by the coding sequence ATGTCTGACCTGCTTTTCGCCCGTTCGCAGATGGCCATGTCGTTGGCCTTCCACATCATCTTCGCGGTGGTGGGGGTAGGCATGCCTGCGCTCATGGTCATCGCGGAGGGGCGGTATCTCATGTCGAGAGATCCGCTACAGCTCGAACTGGCCAAGCGCTGGGCCAAAGGCACGGCGATTCTGTTTGCCGTCGGAGCCGTGTCGGGGACCGTGCTTTCGTTCGAACTCGGCCTGCTCTGGCCCACGTTCATGGAGCACGCCGGGGCCGTGATCGGGATGCCCTTTTCGCTGGAAGGCTTCGCGTTTTTTACGGAAGCCATCTTCCTCGGCATCTACCTGTACGCGTGGAAGCGTATTCCCCCGCGCGCCCACTTCGCGGCTGGTGTGGTGGTCGCGGTGAGTGGTGCCCTCAGCGGCGCCTTCGTGGTGTGCGCCAATGCCTGGATGAACGCGCCGGCCGGCTTCCGTATGGTGAACGGGCAGGTCACCGATGTCGATCCAGTCGCGGCCATGTTCAATGCCGCCGCGCCGTCGCAGATCGTCCACATGACGCTTGCCTCGTTCGCGGCCACCGGGTTCGCCGTCGCCGGCATCCATGCCTTTGCTCTACGTCGAGGCACACCGCATCGCGCCTTTCATCGCGCCGCGCTGCAGATCGCCTTGTGGGTGGGGCTCCCCGCCGCGCTGGTGCAGCCGCTGTCAGGCGATTGGAGCGCGCGCAGCGTCGCGGAACGGCAGCCGGTGAAGCTGGCCGCCATGGAAGGACATTTGAAAACGGGCCCCGCCGCGTTCGTCATCGGTGGCTGGCCGAATGCCGCAACGCTGGAGCACACCGGCGCGATCGAGATTCCTGGTGCGCTGTCGTTCCTGCTGCACGGCGATCCCAACGCTGTCGTGAAGGGCGTGGACGCGGTGCCTCCCGACGAGCGCCCGCCGCTCGGCATCGTGCATCTCGCCTTTCAGATCATGATCGCCTGCGGCTCGGTGATGGCGGCGCTCTCGGTGTGGGGCGCGTGGCGCTGGTGGCGTCGCAAGCGAGGCAGTGGCAGCGCGCTCCCCGATGATCGCCGGTTCCTCACGGCGGTGGTGTTGGCTGGCCCGCTTGGCTTCATCGCGCTCGAAGCCGGATGGACCGTCACCGAGGTTGGGCGTCAGCCGTGGATCGTGCAGGGCATCATGCGCACCGCCGACGCGGTCACGCCGATGCCCGGGCTCGTGGTGTCGTTTGCGCTGTTCACGGCGCTGTACATCGGTTTGGCGGTCACCGTGGTCTTCTTGCTCTGGCGTCAGATCATCAAGACCGGCGTGTCGCAGACTCCCATGGGCTTTACCAGCGAATTGCCGATTCCGACGCCGGGATCGACCGCGAGCTACCCGACGCCGTGA
- the fahA gene encoding fumarylacetoacetase, producing MSIDPTNDPALRSWVQTANLRGADFPIQNLPFGIFRRAGTREAPRVGVAIGAAILDVAACLAAGLFDEESDARQAASACAMPTLNELMSRGAPARRALRNAISALLAETAAVHRKQIAEHALVLQQDAELFLPAQIGDYTDFYASVHHATNVGSMFRPDNPLLPNYKWVPIGYHGRASSIVVSGTPVRRPMGQRKGPNDDVPSVGPSRLLDYELELAAFVGTGNALGESIPIEQANDHLFGLCLLNDWSARDIQAWEYQPLGPFLAKNFASTISPWVVTLEALEPFRMPLAPRADGDPEPLPYLTSDDDRAYGGFGITVETWLRTARMRDAGEPAVRLTRGLATDLYWSMAQLLVHHASSGCNLRPGDLLGSGTISGPAKESRGCLLELTWRGAEPLELPNGETRRFLEDGDQLEITAFAEREGAVRIGFGRCVGAILPANASDV from the coding sequence ATGTCGATCGATCCAACCAACGACCCCGCGCTCCGCTCCTGGGTGCAGACGGCCAATCTGCGCGGTGCGGATTTCCCGATTCAGAATTTGCCCTTCGGCATTTTTCGTCGGGCGGGCACCCGTGAAGCGCCGCGCGTCGGCGTGGCTATCGGTGCAGCAATCCTCGACGTGGCGGCCTGTCTCGCCGCCGGACTCTTCGATGAGGAGAGCGACGCGCGTCAGGCCGCTTCGGCGTGCGCGATGCCGACGCTCAATGAGCTGATGTCGCGCGGCGCGCCGGCCCGTCGTGCGCTGCGGAATGCCATCTCGGCGCTGCTTGCGGAAACGGCGGCCGTGCATCGCAAGCAGATCGCCGAACACGCGCTGGTACTGCAGCAGGACGCCGAGCTATTCCTGCCGGCGCAAATCGGCGACTACACCGACTTCTATGCGTCGGTGCACCACGCCACCAACGTCGGGTCGATGTTCCGCCCCGACAATCCGCTGCTGCCGAACTACAAGTGGGTGCCCATCGGCTATCACGGGCGCGCCTCCAGCATCGTCGTGTCGGGTACGCCCGTGCGCCGCCCCATGGGTCAGCGCAAAGGCCCCAACGATGACGTGCCGTCGGTAGGTCCGTCGCGACTGCTCGATTACGAACTCGAACTCGCGGCGTTCGTGGGCACCGGCAACGCGCTCGGCGAATCGATCCCGATCGAGCAGGCCAACGATCACCTGTTCGGCCTGTGTTTGCTGAACGATTGGTCGGCCCGCGACATTCAGGCGTGGGAGTACCAGCCGCTGGGCCCGTTCCTCGCCAAGAATTTCGCGAGCACGATCAGTCCGTGGGTCGTCACGCTCGAGGCGCTCGAGCCGTTCCGCATGCCGTTAGCGCCGCGCGCCGACGGCGATCCGGAGCCGCTGCCGTATCTCACCAGCGATGACGACCGCGCGTACGGCGGGTTCGGCATCACGGTGGAAACCTGGCTCCGCACCGCGCGCATGCGTGACGCCGGCGAACCGGCCGTGCGGCTCACGCGGGGACTGGCCACCGATCTGTATTGGTCGATGGCGCAGCTGTTGGTGCATCACGCCAGTAGCGGCTGCAATCTTCGCCCCGGCGATCTGCTGGGCAGCGGCACCATTTCTGGTCCGGCCAAAGAGAGCCGCGGCTGTCTGCTCGAGCTCACCTGGCGCGGGGCCGAGCCGCTCGAGCTCCCCAACGGCGAGACGCGCCGTTTCCTCGAAGACGGGGACCAATTGGAGATCACCGCCTTCGCCGAGCGCGAGGGGGCGGTGCGCATCGGCTTCGGGCGCTGCGTCGGGGCAATCCTACCGGCGAACGCGTCTGATGTCTGA